A genomic region of Eucalyptus grandis isolate ANBG69807.140 chromosome 5, ASM1654582v1, whole genome shotgun sequence contains the following coding sequences:
- the LOC120293451 gene encoding phosphatidate cytidylyltransferase 5, chloroplastic-like: MAPFVRIEAIKPTPLSLAALCACPCRPFATNAPVLTRPLSKFNLGLLLHGLKSVVQMRLRGVPARRRVVAARGAPEQDRVGESNANQEVDKGHQSSPWGETDMETQQKVSQLRKRIVFGLGIDFSVGGVVLAGGWVITVALASAVSAGSREYFELVRSRGIAAGMTPPPRYVSQVCSVICALMPILIL, encoded by the exons ATGGCGCCCTTCGTCAGAATCGAGGCAATCAAGCCGACCCCTCTGTCGCTCGCCGCTCTCTGCGCTTGCCCGTGCCGACCCTTTGCTACGAACGCCCCGGTTCTGACGCGCCCTCTGTCAAAATTCAATCTTGGGTTGCTTTTACATGGGCTCAAGAGCGTGGTCCAGATGCGGTTGAGAGGGGTCCCGGCCCGCCGGCGCGTCGTCGCGGCCCGGGGCGCGCCCGAGCAGGACCGGGTCGGCGAGAGCAACGCCAATCAG GAAGTAGACAAAGGCCATCAATCTTCACCATGGGGAGAAACTGATATGGAGACTCAACAGAAAGTAAGTCAGTTAAGAAAAAGGATTGTTTTTGGACTtggaattgatttttctgttggCGGTGTTGTGTTGGCAGGAGGATGGGTGATTACTGTGGCTTTGGCGTCCGCTGTTTCTGCCGGTTCACGCGAGTATTTTGAGTTGGTTAGGAGTCGTGGAATTGCAGCTGGAATGACGCCCCCTCCTCGATATGTGTCCCAAGTTTGCTCGGTTATTTGTGCCCTGATGCCGATACTTATCTTGTAA
- the LOC120293450 gene encoding uncharacterized protein LOC120293450, with amino-acid sequence MAAKRRSPASDAEPDGAEASSDSEPEPPTLPDPKEATRVSNYEKQRLSRIAENKRRIEALGLRNLASSVMGSSRKARKGDAKGKKEGGRRAWVSSQHGLEIYYMCSNCKININKVSGKMHDSAGVSGTVSSGPFQNEAGVNLKGRVEKTQENPRMLKRRKTFTSRVKMTEDELIMHFFQFDEAGKGGISAHDLAKVADAHDFTWTDEELANMIHCFDRDGDGKLSLDDFSKIVHQCKMLQGSESS; translated from the exons ATGGCGGCGAAGCGCCGCTCTCCCGCTTCCGACGCGGAGCCCGACGGAGCGGAGGCGAGCTCGGACTCCGAACCGGAGCCTCCGACGCTACCCGACCCAAAGGAGGCGACGCGCGTATCGAATTACGAGAAGCAGAGGCTGTCGAGGATCGCGGAGAACAAGAGGAGGATTGAGGCCCTGGGCCTCCGAAACCTGGCGAGTTCCGTGATGGGTTCGAGTCGGAAAGCGAGAAAGGGTGACGCGAAGGGCAAAAAGGAAGGTGGGCGGCGAG CTTGGGTTTCATCTCAGCATGGATTAGAAATCTATTACATGTGTAGTAACTGTAAGATCAATATTAACAAAGTCAGTGGCAAAATGCATGACTCTGCTGGAGTTTCAGGAACAGTGAGTTCGGGGCCTTTCCAAAATGAGGCTGGCGTAAATCTTAAAGGTAGAGTAGAAAAGACTCAGGAAAATCCTAGAATGCTGAAGAGGAGAAAAACG TTTACCAGCCGGGTGAAGATGACTGAGGATGAGCTGATTATGCATTTCTTTCAGTTTGATG AAGCGGGGAAGGGCGGCATCTCTGCGCATGATTTAGCCAAAGTAGCTGATGCTCATGATTTTACATGGACAGATGAGGAACTAGCCAACATGATTCACTGCTTTGATAGAGATGGAGATGGAAAG CTAAGTCTTGATGATTTCTCGAAGATTGTCCATCAATGCAAAATGCTACAAGGTTCTGAAAGCTCCTGA